Proteins found in one Actinomycetota bacterium genomic segment:
- a CDS encoding putative toxin-antitoxin system toxin component, PIN family — protein MNKAVFDTNVYISALGFGGIPEQLLELATGPGRQFRLYTSHDILKEIMKVLGSDKFNFAKEEIADAISVIDDAADVVSPTSRLNIIKHVADNRILECAVKAKADYIVSGDKHLLGLKEYKRISSITPAQFFALLGKER, from the coding sequence GTGAATAAGGCCGTCTTTGATACCAATGTGTACATCTCGGCTCTTGGTTTCGGAGGCATCCCGGAGCAACTTTTGGAGCTGGCTACCGGACCAGGAAGGCAGTTTCGGCTCTATACCTCGCACGATATCCTGAAAGAGATAATGAAAGTCCTGGGCTCCGACAAATTTAATTTTGCAAAAGAGGAAATCGCTGACGCTATCTCTGTCATTGATGATGCAGCGGATGTCGTGAGCCCGACAAGCAGGCTGAACATTATCAAGCATGTGGCCGATAACCGCATCCTTGAATGCGCTGTAAAAGCCAAAGCCGATTACATTGTGTCCGGCGATAAGCACCTTCTTGGCCTGAAGGAATACAAAAGAATTAGCAGCATAACTCCCGCCCAGTTCTTCGCCTTGCTCGGAAAAGAGCGATAA
- a CDS encoding ribbon-helix-helix protein, CopG family encodes MTVSLPPEIMKEMERRARIERKSKSQLFRDMFAAYEEIQRERRWQNARAAGKRAFKRLNITSEEELDRIIHEVRGE; translated from the coding sequence ATGACCGTCTCTCTGCCCCCGGAAATCATGAAAGAGATGGAAAGGCGGGCCAGGATCGAAAGAAAGAGCAAAAGCCAACTATTCAGGGACATGTTTGCCGCGTATGAAGAGATACAGCGGGAAAGGCGCTGGCAGAACGCAAGGGCCGCTGGCAAACGGGCATTTAAGCGGCTGAATATTACATCAGAAGAAGAACTCGACCGGATTATACATGAGGTAAGGGGTGAATAA
- a CDS encoding ABC transporter ATP-binding protein, producing the protein MQSILKASNLSKKYGQVSALDGIELSIAAGEWVSIMGPSGSGKSTLLNIICGLDSPTSGSVTVDGMELAGLSEAQLARYRREMVGLVFQQFHLIPYLSAFENVMLSQYFHSMPDADEAREALELVGMAHRLDHLPSQLSGGEQQRVCIARALINEPKILLADEPTGNLDEKNEIAVMQLLKELYEQGMTLAVVTHDPSVGEAGDRIIRLEHGRIHEENHGPRSSVSVDAG; encoded by the coding sequence ATGCAATCGATATTAAAAGCAAGCAACCTTAGCAAAAAATACGGCCAGGTAAGCGCCCTGGACGGAATCGAGCTGTCGATAGCGGCGGGGGAATGGGTGTCGATCATGGGGCCTTCCGGCTCCGGCAAGTCTACGCTACTAAATATTATCTGCGGACTGGACTCGCCCACATCTGGATCAGTGACCGTGGACGGAATGGAGCTGGCCGGCCTCTCGGAAGCGCAGTTGGCGCGGTACCGCCGGGAAATGGTGGGTTTGGTATTTCAGCAGTTTCACCTCATCCCTTACTTGAGCGCCTTTGAAAATGTGATGCTGTCCCAGTACTTCCACAGCATGCCCGACGCCGATGAGGCCCGCGAAGCCCTAGAGCTGGTAGGGATGGCCCACCGCCTGGATCACCTGCCGTCGCAGCTTTCCGGCGGCGAACAGCAGCGGGTCTGTATTGCCCGCGCGCTGATCAACGAACCCAAAATATTACTGGCCGACGAGCCCACGGGGAATCTGGACGAGAAAAACGAGATAGCGGTGATGCAGTTGTTGAAAGAGCTGTACGAGCAGGGGATGACCCTAGCCGTTGTCACCCATGACCCCAGCGTCGGCGAGGCCGGCGACCGCATCATCCGCCTCGAGCACGGCCGCATCCACGAGGAAAACCACGGTCCCAGAAGCAGCGTCTCCGTCGATGCTGGTTAG
- a CDS encoding ABC transporter permease has product MLPRLLQRSLRHRPGRTLLVIITIVMGLALETALLNLSLDIGQKSEEQLTAFGGNVLLLPRNGAGPNAAGLPLQSQGQIPQAQLAALDGGADSNLQGYAPFIYSLATVNGHQTVMSGTVFDQAMKINPWWKISGTVPMANDQASALIGTEMAARLGLAPGDQFTLQAGQTQKVLKLAGTLSTGGSEDNQVLVDLDLGQSLAGMAGGVSVVEASVLPGSGGLDQESAALESLVPSARAKTVSQVTQGEDSLLFKVKLLMSLVTALVFIISGLTVSASLANSVSERRRDIGLMKSLGAEGRSITAIILSEVVILGAAAGPIAYLIGLAMAQVIGMSVFDTAVLPHLIVIPVVLVSALALALLSALMPVRRALAVEPAIILKGE; this is encoded by the coding sequence ATGCTGCCACGCTTGCTGCAAAGATCGCTTCGTCACCGCCCCGGGCGCACACTGCTGGTTATCATCACCATCGTGATGGGATTGGCTCTGGAAACGGCGCTCCTGAATCTGTCGCTGGATATCGGCCAAAAGAGCGAAGAGCAGCTGACCGCCTTTGGCGGCAACGTCCTGTTATTGCCCCGAAACGGGGCCGGGCCGAATGCGGCGGGGCTGCCGTTGCAAAGCCAGGGGCAAATCCCGCAGGCGCAGCTGGCGGCGCTGGATGGCGGCGCTGACTCAAATCTGCAGGGCTACGCTCCTTTTATTTACAGCCTGGCGACAGTGAACGGGCATCAAACGGTGATGTCTGGGACGGTATTTGATCAAGCCATGAAGATTAATCCCTGGTGGAAGATCAGCGGCACCGTTCCTATGGCAAACGACCAGGCAAGCGCGCTGATAGGCACGGAGATGGCCGCGCGGCTGGGTCTCGCTCCCGGCGACCAGTTCACACTTCAGGCCGGCCAAACCCAGAAAGTCCTGAAGCTGGCCGGCACGTTGTCAACTGGCGGGTCTGAGGACAACCAGGTGCTTGTTGACCTTGACCTTGGCCAGTCCCTTGCCGGCATGGCAGGCGGCGTCAGCGTCGTCGAAGCCAGTGTTCTTCCCGGGAGCGGCGGGTTGGACCAGGAGTCTGCGGCCCTGGAAAGCCTAGTGCCATCTGCCCGAGCCAAAACCGTGAGCCAGGTAACGCAGGGCGAGGATAGCCTGCTGTTCAAGGTGAAGCTACTCATGAGCCTGGTGACGGCCCTGGTTTTTATTATTTCCGGGCTTACAGTTAGCGCCTCGCTGGCTAACTCCGTTTCCGAGCGACGGCGGGATATCGGCTTGATGAAATCCCTGGGCGCCGAAGGTCGGAGCATTACCGCCATCATTCTCAGCGAGGTCGTGATCCTGGGAGCTGCCGCTGGCCCCATTGCCTACCTGATTGGCCTGGCCATGGCGCAAGTTATCGGAATGTCTGTTTTTGACACTGCCGTCTTGCCGCACTTAATAGTAATCCCGGTGGTGCTCGTAAGCGCACTGGCCCTGGCCCTGCTGTCAGCCTTGATGCCGGTGCGGCGCGCTCTGGCTGTGGAGCCGGCAATAATTTTGAAAGGTGAGTAA
- a CDS encoding ABC transporter permease: MLLHLVKDSLMRRRRRVAVATVSLLLGTALVSALLSVSMDIEDKVGREMSSFGANIILEPTSDAVPVEISGIPVGQVGNQAYLKDTDLPKLKGIFWKNNVQAFAPFLYGNVSINGEQATLAGTWFDQELPVSKGSSFRTGVEKTSPWWQVEGDWPGGDGQALVGRELAQRLGVSKGDTLNVVNRQLRQTLAVSGIVSTGGFEDWQLFVNLPEAQSLLSLPGAVSKVQISALTKPPDNLAHRAELLGDPHDLPKDDYEKWYCSPYVGSITYQINEAFPDGQAKVVRQVADAEGAFLGKLKLLFALIAGVTVATSALGVTATMSTTVMERRTEIGLMKALGAENFHIAGQLLLEAGFSGLIGGISGYGLGLAIAALISREVFDTPASINLLVFPLSLILALAIALIGSALPVRRAIRIHPSEALTG; the protein is encoded by the coding sequence TTGCTTCTGCACTTGGTAAAAGACTCGCTTATGAGGCGGCGCCGGCGCGTTGCCGTCGCCACCGTATCTCTGCTTCTGGGAACGGCACTGGTGTCTGCTCTGTTATCAGTATCCATGGATATCGAAGACAAAGTTGGCCGTGAGATGAGCTCCTTTGGCGCCAACATTATCCTGGAGCCAACATCGGACGCGGTGCCGGTGGAGATTTCAGGCATCCCGGTGGGCCAGGTGGGAAACCAGGCCTACCTCAAGGACACGGATCTCCCCAAACTGAAGGGCATCTTTTGGAAAAACAACGTTCAGGCTTTTGCTCCTTTCCTTTATGGCAACGTGAGCATAAACGGGGAACAGGCGACGCTGGCAGGCACCTGGTTTGACCAGGAGTTGCCGGTGAGCAAGGGCAGCTCCTTCAGAACCGGCGTCGAAAAAACATCGCCATGGTGGCAGGTAGAGGGAGACTGGCCCGGCGGCGATGGACAGGCCCTGGTCGGCAGGGAGCTGGCCCAGCGCCTGGGCGTCTCCAAGGGAGATACCTTAAACGTAGTCAACAGGCAATTGCGCCAGACATTAGCTGTCTCCGGCATCGTCTCCACCGGCGGTTTTGAAGATTGGCAGCTCTTCGTGAACCTGCCCGAGGCGCAATCCCTTCTGAGCCTGCCGGGGGCCGTGTCGAAAGTTCAGATTAGCGCCCTTACCAAGCCGCCCGACAACCTGGCGCACCGCGCCGAGCTGCTGGGTGACCCTCACGACTTGCCAAAAGATGATTATGAAAAATGGTACTGCTCACCCTACGTTGGCTCGATCACTTACCAGATTAACGAGGCTTTTCCGGATGGCCAGGCCAAGGTGGTGCGGCAGGTTGCCGACGCCGAAGGCGCATTCCTGGGCAAGCTGAAGTTGCTTTTTGCCCTCATTGCCGGTGTAACCGTGGCCACCTCGGCGTTGGGAGTGACCGCGACCATGAGCACCACTGTGATGGAGCGCCGCACCGAGATTGGCCTGATGAAAGCATTGGGGGCTGAGAACTTCCATATCGCCGGCCAACTCCTGCTGGAAGCGGGTTTCAGCGGCCTTATTGGAGGCATTTCCGGTTATGGCTTGGGCCTGGCGATCGCAGCATTGATCAGCAGGGAAGTATTTGATACGCCTGCCTCGATAAACCTGCTTGTTTTCCCGCTTTCGTTAATTCTTGCCCTGGCAATCGCCCTGATTGGAAGCGCCTTGCCGGTCCGGCGGGCAATCCGCATCCATCCGAGCGAGGCATTGACAGGATAG
- a CDS encoding Fe-S-containing protein: protein MGSLSNILEATVIAIREGIEATLVVGIVLAYLQQAGRPELRRFVWLGVCIAVMASVAAAFSFQIIGVDADNDLTEGITMLTAGLMVGTLVVWMFRQGKSPKREIEDKLDRLTSGKSVTLGSAIGMLLFVFFMVGREGIETVLFLLALGGTVVSNPAYNLIGGILGIGLAIVFGVLLFKGCLRINLSTFFRVTSIVLLILVVKLLIGAVHGFSEAGLFTLNGTLMSIIGWVVKDSTSAFILMLLIGLPALMVLKEAVKVKPVLTRDDSKAEHRKRIAKANSARRWGIGAGGVGLAIVVALATATVVVAASRYDPDPQPKSEVQNNLEIPIADLADNMIHKYSYTLPDGNGDVRILVVYAGDNYMAAYDACQVCPSMGFMQQGNQLICKNCNAPVDMSTLPYGGGCNPIPLPLALTGQTLTISLDDMLSEPDAMSKFMNS from the coding sequence TTGGGTTCTTTATCAAACATTTTGGAAGCAACTGTAATTGCCATCAGGGAAGGAATTGAAGCGACCCTTGTGGTCGGCATCGTTCTGGCATATCTACAGCAAGCAGGGCGCCCCGAGCTGAGGCGCTTTGTTTGGCTCGGTGTTTGCATTGCAGTCATGGCCAGTGTAGCTGCGGCCTTCTCTTTTCAGATCATCGGCGTTGATGCTGATAATGACCTTACCGAAGGCATTACCATGCTTACTGCCGGCCTCATGGTTGGCACCCTGGTCGTCTGGATGTTCCGCCAGGGTAAGAGCCCAAAAAGGGAAATCGAAGACAAGCTGGACCGGCTGACCTCTGGTAAATCGGTCACGCTGGGATCTGCCATCGGCATGCTGCTATTTGTCTTCTTCATGGTTGGCAGAGAAGGGATTGAGACAGTCTTGTTCCTACTAGCGTTGGGTGGAACCGTTGTTTCCAATCCGGCCTATAACTTGATTGGCGGCATTTTGGGAATCGGACTGGCAATAGTATTCGGCGTGTTGCTGTTCAAGGGCTGCCTCCGCATCAACCTATCCACCTTTTTCAGGGTCACTAGCATAGTGCTGCTTATATTGGTAGTTAAGCTCCTGATCGGCGCCGTACACGGGTTTTCTGAGGCAGGGCTGTTTACCCTCAATGGCACCTTGATGAGCATCATTGGTTGGGTAGTAAAGGACAGCACCTCCGCTTTCATCCTGATGTTGCTTATCGGTCTGCCTGCCCTGATGGTTCTAAAAGAGGCCGTCAAGGTGAAGCCTGTTTTGACTAGGGATGACTCGAAGGCTGAGCACCGTAAACGCATCGCCAAGGCAAACAGCGCCCGCAGGTGGGGCATTGGGGCTGGCGGCGTCGGTTTGGCAATCGTGGTAGCCCTAGCCACGGCCACGGTGGTGGTGGCCGCCAGCCGTTACGACCCCGACCCTCAGCCAAAAAGCGAAGTCCAAAATAATCTGGAAATCCCTATTGCTGACCTGGCCGATAACATGATCCACAAATACTCATATACGCTGCCCGATGGCAACGGCGATGTCCGCATCCTCGTTGTTTATGCCGGCGATAATTACATGGCCGCATACGACGCCTGCCAGGTCTGCCCTTCGATGGGCTTTATGCAGCAGGGCAACCAGCTCATCTGCAAGAATTGCAATGCGCCTGTTGATATGTCCACCCTACCTTACGGCGGTGGATGCAACCCGATCCCGCTGCCGCTCGCGCTCACCGGCCAAACCCTGACGATAAGCCTGGACGACATGCTCAGCGAGCCCGACGCGATGTCAAAATTCATGAACAGCTAG
- a CDS encoding helix-turn-helix transcriptional regulator — translation MTDSEKNSERALFMISVAAELAGMHPQTLRIYEQKGLINPARTPKNTRLYSEEDIVRLRYIQRLTTELGMNLAGVEKVIELEEQIESLHSRIAGLRREMEQVTLQLHAEVEAVHKSYKRELILLPRSEIVATRKKR, via the coding sequence ATGACTGATTCGGAAAAAAATTCAGAAAGGGCGCTGTTCATGATCTCGGTTGCGGCCGAGCTGGCCGGCATGCATCCGCAGACGCTGCGCATTTATGAGCAAAAAGGCCTGATCAACCCAGCGCGCACGCCGAAAAACACCCGCCTTTACTCCGAGGAAGATATCGTCCGGCTGCGCTACATCCAGCGCCTCACAACCGAGTTGGGAATGAACCTGGCAGGCGTCGAGAAAGTCATCGAGCTCGAGGAGCAGATCGAGAGCCTCCATTCCCGAATCGCCGGCCTGCGCCGCGAGATGGAGCAGGTCACCCTCCAGCTCCATGCGGAAGTCGAAGCGGTGCACAAGAGCTACAAACGTGAACTGATCCTGCTTCCGCGAAGCGAGATCGTCGCCACCAGAAAGAAGCGCTAG
- the dnaJ gene encoding molecular chaperone DnaJ, which yields MADLYKILGVEKNASQAELKKAYRKLARKYHPDTNPDDKEAESRFKEISAAYDVLSDPEKRKRYDAGPAAFGPGGPGGGQGFDSDMYRDMFGAGGFGGGRAGAGSGGFNIFDMFGGGGGGYGARGAPERGADLTYILTLSFEDSLKGVTTKIAVDKNIQCPVCRGSGAEPGTSPITCPECGGRGVIAQNQGFFAMSSVCPRCGGAGTIIESPCHRCSGAGTVRATKKYTVKIPAGIKSGNKIRLKGKGQPSPSGGSPGDLFVKVEVAPSPRFHRKGDDLILTVPVTFPEAALGARVEVPTTDGNISLKVPKGTQNGRMLRVKGQGAPHMKGGGNGDLIVKVKIVVPTKLNKAQKEALENYSKLAAEDPRKDLV from the coding sequence GTGGCGGATCTTTACAAAATACTGGGCGTTGAAAAAAACGCCAGCCAGGCCGAATTAAAAAAGGCCTACCGCAAGCTCGCCCGCAAATACCACCCCGATACCAATCCCGACGACAAAGAGGCCGAATCCAGATTCAAGGAGATCTCGGCAGCCTACGACGTACTTTCCGATCCCGAGAAGCGCAAGCGGTATGACGCCGGCCCCGCCGCCTTTGGACCGGGCGGTCCCGGAGGCGGCCAGGGATTCGATTCGGATATGTACCGGGACATGTTCGGCGCAGGCGGCTTCGGCGGCGGGCGCGCCGGAGCTGGCAGCGGCGGCTTCAATATCTTTGATATGTTCGGAGGAGGAGGCGGCGGTTACGGCGCCCGTGGCGCTCCCGAAAGGGGCGCTGACCTCACCTACATCCTTACACTTTCCTTTGAGGATTCCCTCAAGGGCGTAACCACAAAAATCGCGGTGGACAAAAACATCCAGTGCCCTGTTTGCCGCGGCAGTGGAGCCGAGCCGGGGACTTCTCCCATCACCTGTCCCGAGTGCGGCGGCCGCGGTGTCATCGCCCAGAATCAGGGCTTCTTTGCCATGAGTAGCGTCTGCCCCCGTTGCGGCGGCGCCGGCACCATCATCGAAAGCCCCTGCCATCGCTGCAGCGGCGCCGGCACTGTCAGGGCCACGAAAAAATATACGGTAAAGATCCCGGCTGGAATAAAATCAGGCAACAAGATCAGGCTCAAGGGAAAAGGCCAGCCTTCTCCATCCGGCGGCTCGCCGGGCGACCTCTTCGTGAAAGTCGAGGTGGCTCCCAGCCCCAGGTTTCATCGCAAGGGCGATGATCTCATACTCACGGTGCCGGTCACCTTTCCCGAGGCAGCCCTTGGCGCCCGGGTCGAGGTGCCGACAACCGACGGCAACATCTCCCTAAAGGTGCCCAAGGGCACACAGAATGGCAGAATGCTCCGGGTCAAGGGACAAGGCGCTCCTCACATGAAAGGCGGCGGCAACGGCGACCTTATCGTGAAGGTCAAGATAGTGGTTCCAACGAAGCTTAACAAGGCGCAGAAGGAAGCTCTCGAGAATTATTCCAAGCTTGCCGCCGAGGATCCCAGAAAAGATCTGGTCTGA
- the grpE gene encoding nucleotide exchange factor GrpE encodes MTPEKESPAGQENQHGPEKPRQKGDPSGRKLAEISTDLHEEVLRERDEYLESLQRLQAEFANFRKRVLRDSEQQTKRASSEVIEELLPVLDNFERAMQAAAQHDEKLLTDGVELVYNQLRGILTRRGLCEIEAEGETFDPNQHEAVLCQPSGKHEEGTVMQVLEKGYQLEDKVVRPAKVIVSTTPDENDTPGKGGGPKSS; translated from the coding sequence ATGACGCCAGAAAAAGAATCGCCGGCCGGTCAGGAAAATCAGCACGGCCCGGAGAAACCCCGGCAGAAAGGGGACCCTTCGGGCCGCAAGCTGGCTGAGATATCTACCGATCTTCACGAGGAAGTGCTGCGTGAGCGTGACGAGTATCTCGAATCCCTGCAGCGGCTGCAGGCAGAGTTCGCCAACTTCCGCAAGCGTGTCCTGAGGGACAGTGAGCAGCAGACGAAAAGAGCGTCCTCTGAGGTGATCGAAGAGCTCCTGCCGGTGCTCGACAATTTCGAACGCGCCATGCAGGCAGCGGCCCAGCATGACGAGAAACTGCTTACCGACGGCGTTGAGCTGGTGTACAACCAGTTGCGCGGCATCCTCACCCGGCGCGGCCTTTGTGAGATCGAGGCCGAAGGCGAGACCTTCGACCCCAACCAGCATGAAGCCGTGCTCTGCCAGCCCTCCGGCAAACACGAGGAAGGCACCGTGATGCAGGTCCTCGAGAAAGGCTATCAACTGGAGGATAAGGTCGTGCGCCCCGCCAAGGTGATCGTTTCCACCACACCTGATGAGAACGATACCCCTGGCAAAGGCGGCGGGCCAAAGTCTTCGTGA
- the dnaK gene encoding molecular chaperone DnaK: protein MGKVIGIDLGTTNSCVAVLEGGEPTVIPNSEGGRTTPSVVAFTKDGERLVGTIAKRQAVTNPENTVTSIKRFMGRKESNVRDEEKTVSYKVEKDSSGDVIIDAGGKTWKPQEISAMILQKLKRDAEDYLGEEVTEAVITVPAYFEDSQRQATKDAGKIAGLEVKRIINEPTAASLAYGLDKEHDQTILVFDLGGGTFDVSVLELGDGVFEVKATSGNNHLGGDDFDKRIVDWMADEFKKEQGIDLRQDKMAVQRLVEAAEKAKIELSSAMSTDLNLPFITADASGPKHMTITLNRAKLNELTSDLIEKTVGPMKQAIKDAGISADAIDQVILVGGMTRMPAVQEQVQKVTGKEPHKGVNPDEVVAVGAAIQGGVLAGEVKDVLLLDVTPLSLGIETKGGVMTKLIERNTTIPTKKSEIFSTADDNQTSVEIHVLQGEREMAAHNKTLGKFQLMGIPPAPRGIPQVEVTFDIDANGIVHVSAKDLGTGQEQKIQITGSTGLKDDEISQMIKDAEAHADEDHRQRELVEAKNNGENLIYSTEKSIKEMGDKVDADTKAGIDSATADLRKAMEGDDTDEIKAKTEALLNASHKLAEAVYQQAQSSSQSGGETSGSAETAEDEVVEDADYEIIDEDEKKKK from the coding sequence ATGGGTAAAGTAATAGGAATCGACCTGGGAACGACAAATTCGTGTGTCGCAGTGCTGGAAGGCGGCGAGCCGACCGTTATCCCTAATTCCGAGGGCGGGCGCACCACTCCGTCGGTTGTGGCATTCACCAAGGACGGCGAGCGGCTGGTTGGCACCATCGCCAAACGCCAGGCAGTGACCAATCCGGAAAACACCGTCACGTCGATCAAGCGGTTCATGGGACGCAAGGAATCAAACGTCCGCGATGAGGAGAAAACCGTTTCATACAAGGTAGAAAAGGACTCGAGCGGCGACGTGATCATTGACGCCGGCGGCAAGACCTGGAAGCCCCAGGAGATCTCGGCCATGATCCTGCAGAAGCTTAAGCGTGACGCTGAGGATTACCTCGGCGAGGAGGTCACCGAGGCGGTTATCACCGTTCCTGCATATTTTGAAGACTCGCAGCGTCAGGCCACCAAGGACGCCGGCAAGATCGCCGGCCTGGAAGTCAAACGTATCATCAACGAGCCGACGGCCGCCTCGCTGGCCTACGGCCTCGACAAGGAACACGACCAGACCATCCTTGTCTTCGACCTTGGCGGCGGCACCTTCGACGTATCGGTCCTGGAACTCGGAGACGGCGTCTTTGAGGTCAAGGCCACCAGCGGAAACAACCATCTCGGCGGCGACGACTTCGACAAGCGCATCGTCGACTGGATGGCGGACGAATTCAAGAAGGAGCAGGGAATCGACCTGCGCCAGGACAAGATGGCCGTGCAGCGTCTGGTTGAAGCGGCTGAGAAGGCCAAGATCGAGCTCTCCAGCGCCATGAGCACCGATCTCAATCTGCCGTTCATCACCGCCGACGCCAGCGGCCCCAAGCATATGACCATCACGCTTAATCGCGCCAAGCTCAACGAATTGACCTCCGATCTTATCGAGAAGACAGTCGGGCCGATGAAGCAGGCCATCAAGGACGCAGGCATCAGCGCTGACGCCATCGACCAGGTGATCCTCGTCGGCGGCATGACGCGTATGCCCGCGGTCCAGGAACAGGTGCAGAAAGTAACCGGCAAGGAGCCCCACAAGGGCGTAAATCCGGATGAGGTCGTTGCCGTGGGCGCTGCGATACAGGGCGGTGTGCTGGCCGGCGAGGTAAAGGACGTGCTCCTGCTCGACGTGACTCCACTCTCCCTCGGCATCGAGACCAAGGGCGGCGTCATGACCAAGCTCATCGAACGCAACACCACCATCCCCACCAAGAAGAGTGAGATCTTCTCCACTGCGGATGACAACCAGACCAGCGTCGAGATCCACGTGTTGCAGGGCGAGCGCGAGATGGCGGCCCATAACAAGACGCTGGGCAAGTTCCAGCTTATGGGAATACCGCCGGCACCACGCGGCATACCGCAGGTCGAGGTGACTTTCGACATCGACGCCAACGGTATCGTTCACGTCTCAGCCAAGGATCTTGGCACCGGACAGGAACAGAAGATACAGATCACCGGTTCCACCGGTCTCAAGGATGACGAGATCAGCCAGATGATCAAGGACGCCGAGGCGCATGCTGATGAAGACCACCGTCAGCGGGAGCTGGTCGAGGCGAAAAACAACGGCGAGAACCTCATCTATTCGACTGAGAAGTCAATCAAGGAGATGGGCGACAAGGTTGATGCTGACACCAAGGCGGGTATCGACAGCGCCACCGCCGACCTCAGGAAGGCGATGGAGGGCGATGATACCGATGAGATCAAGGCCAAGACCGAGGCCCTGCTGAACGCCTCGCACAAACTGGCTGAAGCTGTATACCAGCAGGCGCAGTCGTCATCTCAAAGCGGCGGCGAAACCTCAGGCTCGGCCGAAACCGCCGAGGATGAAGTCGTCGAAGACGCTGATTACGAGATCATCGATGAAGATGAAAAGAAAAAGAAATAA
- a CDS encoding redox-sensing transcriptional repressor Rex, whose product MSEEKLAPGVAARLSRYLQVLTQTQKAGHGSISSKSLSEFSHINPTQIRRDLSAFGKFGKRGVGYDVSELNARIRKILLAPGDYGVALLGWGNLGAAIAGADVILDHGFRIAAVFDIDPAKVGSRAGEMAVQHVSEIRETVLERNIVSGLLAVPAKNAAAAAKSLIDADIRVIFNYSDALLSAPPGFTIHSLNPAGEMMLAMYNHQS is encoded by the coding sequence ATGTCAGAAGAAAAGTTAGCCCCCGGAGTCGCCGCCAGGCTGTCGCGCTATCTTCAAGTCCTCACGCAGACGCAAAAAGCCGGACACGGCTCCATCTCCTCGAAATCGCTGAGCGAGTTTTCCCATATCAACCCAACCCAGATCAGGCGCGATCTCAGCGCTTTCGGAAAATTCGGCAAAAGGGGTGTGGGATACGACGTCTCCGAGCTGAACGCCCGGATCAGGAAGATACTTCTGGCTCCGGGCGATTACGGCGTCGCCCTGCTTGGATGGGGGAATCTGGGGGCGGCCATAGCCGGCGCCGACGTCATACTCGATCACGGTTTCAGGATTGCCGCGGTATTTGACATCGATCCCGCCAAAGTCGGATCGAGGGCGGGGGAGATGGCGGTCCAGCACGTCTCGGAGATCAGGGAAACCGTCCTCGAAAGGAATATTGTCAGCGGCCTGCTAGCGGTTCCGGCCAAGAATGCGGCCGCCGCGGCCAAATCGCTCATCGACGCCGACATCCGTGTCATCTTCAATTACAGTGATGCCCTGCTATCGGCGCCTCCGGGATTCACGATCCATTCCCTTAACCCGGCTGGCGAGATGATGCTGGCCATGTATAATCACCAGAGTTAG